The proteins below come from a single Chitinophaga pinensis DSM 2588 genomic window:
- a CDS encoding DUF5009 domain-containing protein, producing MLKPSQRLLSIDAFRALTMLTMIFVNDVSGVKNIPEWIDHVKAQDDGMGFADTVFPAFLFIVGLSIPFAIGKRISKQDSFFSIESHILLRSLAMIVMGFFHVNLESYSAAAVIPYALWELLITIGFFLVWLDYPPDMKAARKYTLTGAGIVLLGLLAALYKGGSAEDPHWMQPSWWGILGIIGWAYLVSATLYLVVKGRFAAITAILGLFLLINILTHAGILHVDIPIIGDASSVSLIVAGAVISSLYTLLDKKGKQGAVLPVFLGLGILAIIAGFVLRPYTEGISKIRSTPAWVFICSGISILVFTAMIWLVDIKGKMNWFKAIRPAGTSTLTCYLIPYLLYSLLMLAGFHFPAWLSEGMTGLLRSVAIAFLVILLVGWMEKKKIRLKI from the coding sequence ATGCTTAAACCCTCCCAACGCCTTTTGTCAATCGACGCATTCCGCGCCCTTACCATGCTTACCATGATCTTTGTCAACGATGTAAGCGGTGTGAAAAACATCCCTGAGTGGATCGACCATGTTAAAGCCCAGGATGATGGTATGGGCTTCGCCGATACCGTATTCCCGGCTTTCCTGTTCATTGTCGGCCTCTCCATTCCATTTGCGATCGGTAAACGTATCAGCAAACAGGACTCTTTCTTCAGTATCGAATCACACATCCTGTTAAGGTCCCTGGCCATGATCGTCATGGGATTCTTTCATGTAAATCTCGAAAGTTACAGTGCCGCCGCAGTCATTCCTTACGCTTTGTGGGAACTGCTGATCACCATCGGCTTTTTCCTTGTATGGCTCGATTATCCGCCAGATATGAAGGCAGCTCGTAAATATACCCTTACCGGGGCAGGTATTGTCCTTTTAGGGCTATTGGCGGCCCTCTATAAAGGGGGTTCTGCAGAAGATCCTCACTGGATGCAGCCATCCTGGTGGGGTATCCTGGGTATCATCGGATGGGCATATTTGGTTTCCGCTACGCTTTACCTTGTGGTAAAAGGCCGGTTTGCAGCGATTACGGCTATTCTGGGCCTTTTTCTGCTGATTAATATACTGACGCACGCAGGCATATTACATGTCGATATACCGATAATAGGCGATGCTTCTTCGGTATCCCTGATTGTGGCTGGTGCGGTGATCTCTTCCCTGTATACGCTACTCGACAAGAAAGGTAAACAAGGCGCTGTGCTGCCCGTTTTCCTCGGATTGGGCATATTGGCGATTATTGCCGGTTTCGTATTGCGTCCCTACACAGAAGGGATCTCTAAAATACGTTCCACACCCGCCTGGGTATTCATATGCAGTGGAATCAGTATACTGGTATTTACAGCGATGATATGGCTGGTCGATATCAAAGGAAAGATGAACTGGTTCAAGGCCATACGTCCGGCTGGCACCAGTACGCTGACCTGTTACCTGATACCATACCTGCTGTATTCACTGCTGATGCTGGCCGGCTTTCATTTTCCCGCGTGGTTGAGTGAAGGCATGACGGGGCTGCTCAGGTCAGTAGCAATTGCTTTCCTGGTAATTCTCCTGGTAGGATGGATGGAAAAGAAAAAGATCAGGTTGAAGATTTAA
- the treF gene encoding alpha,alpha-trehalase TreF — protein sequence MNGKLLLITGAIASFMACKHQEQPLVKERSPRQEFPGLFEEVQTARIFPDSKTFADCAPKASPASVLQSYAKERTAVGFDLSTFVHNHFYVPAAATSAYVTDTAQDVIAHIESLWNVLKRLPDTANTWGSLIPLPDPYVVPGGRFREVYYWDSYFTMLGLKESGRIDLIEHMIKNFAYLIRTYGFIPNGNRTYYLTRSQPPYFALMVQLLVSAKEDHKQEILTTYLDVLEKEYHFWMKKPTEGQHTAEHLITLKDGTTLNRYWDRGTWPREESWREDILTAKKSPLHDAVYRELRTGAESGWDYSCRWFEDGKSLETIHITDIIPVDLNCLLYNLEQTLADAYNMKGNTLKALQYESAAATRRDAILRYCWDPKTGFFRDYDFKKEKRTSVLSLGGMYPFFFGIARAGQADSMTLVLQKEFLYPGGLVSTPFETGEQWDAPNGWAPLQWMAINGLLNYDKTTLASEIADRWSRQNIRVFKQTGKLLEKYNVKDTSLTGGGGEYPNQDGFGWTNGVLLKILHMQQQGLLNNGKNIDTL from the coding sequence ATGAATGGAAAACTTTTGCTCATCACCGGGGCTATAGCCAGTTTTATGGCCTGTAAGCACCAGGAGCAGCCACTTGTAAAAGAACGTTCCCCACGTCAGGAATTCCCCGGATTATTTGAAGAGGTACAGACAGCGCGTATCTTCCCGGACAGTAAAACATTCGCAGACTGTGCGCCAAAAGCTTCGCCGGCCAGCGTACTGCAATCTTATGCAAAAGAACGTACTGCCGTTGGGTTTGACCTGTCGACGTTCGTACACAATCATTTTTACGTACCGGCTGCCGCAACCTCCGCTTATGTAACGGATACCGCCCAGGACGTGATCGCTCATATCGAATCCTTGTGGAATGTCTTAAAACGTTTACCGGATACCGCTAATACCTGGGGTTCCCTGATACCGCTGCCAGATCCTTATGTGGTGCCGGGGGGACGTTTCCGTGAGGTCTACTACTGGGACAGCTATTTTACCATGTTAGGACTGAAAGAAAGCGGCCGGATCGATCTCATAGAGCATATGATTAAAAACTTCGCTTACCTTATCCGCACATACGGCTTCATTCCCAACGGCAACCGCACCTATTACCTTACCCGCTCTCAACCGCCTTACTTCGCACTCATGGTACAATTGCTGGTATCGGCAAAAGAAGACCATAAACAGGAGATCCTGACCACTTATCTCGACGTCCTTGAAAAGGAGTATCACTTCTGGATGAAAAAACCTACTGAAGGACAACATACTGCAGAACACCTGATTACGCTGAAGGATGGTACGACGCTAAACCGTTACTGGGACCGGGGAACCTGGCCAAGAGAAGAATCCTGGCGGGAAGATATCCTGACCGCTAAAAAGTCGCCTTTACATGATGCCGTGTACCGCGAACTCCGGACCGGGGCAGAATCGGGCTGGGATTATAGCTGTCGCTGGTTTGAAGACGGAAAATCACTGGAAACCATCCATATTACAGATATCATCCCCGTTGATCTGAACTGCCTCCTGTATAACCTGGAGCAGACCCTTGCCGATGCCTATAACATGAAAGGCAATACGCTGAAAGCCCTGCAATACGAATCCGCTGCCGCTACCCGCAGAGACGCCATTCTCCGTTACTGCTGGGATCCGAAAACAGGTTTCTTCCGGGATTATGATTTTAAGAAAGAAAAGAGAACATCTGTACTAAGCCTGGGTGGCATGTACCCCTTCTTTTTTGGTATTGCCAGAGCAGGTCAGGCGGATAGTATGACCCTGGTGTTGCAGAAAGAATTTCTGTATCCCGGCGGACTGGTCTCCACACCTTTCGAAACCGGCGAGCAATGGGACGCACCTAATGGCTGGGCGCCGCTGCAATGGATGGCTATCAATGGACTACTCAATTATGATAAAACAACCCTGGCCTCAGAAATTGCAGATCGCTGGTCCCGTCAGAATATCAGGGTATTTAAACAGACTGGTAAACTACTTGAAAAGTATAATGTAAAAGATACCTCGCTGACAGGAGGAGGGGGCGAATATCCCAACCAGGATGGATTCGGATGGACAAACGGGGTGCTGTTGAAAATATTGCATATGCAACAGCAGGGACTATTGAATAACGGAAAAAATATTGATACCTTATAG